The region GCTTGGCCAGGGCGGCCAGGGTGTTTTTGGTGCCGGGGAGTATGAGCAGGTCCAGCCCGGCCAGCTCCTCGGGCCGCTCCAGCCAGGAGAGCTCCACCCCTTCGGTGGCGGCCAAGGCGTCGAAGTCGGTGTAGTTGCTTATGTGGCTGAGCCGCACCACCCCCACCCGGACCGCCCCGGCCCGCGCGGCCAGCTCGCCGCGCTCCAGGGCCACGCCGTCCTCCTGGGGCAAGAGGATGTGCTCGAAGCGCGGCACCAGGCCCAACACCGGCACCTTGCCCTTTTGGGCGATGTAGTCCATTCCCTCGCGGAAAAGCTCGGGGTCTCCCCGGAACTTGTTGATGATCACCCCGCCCACCAGGGAACGCTCGGCCGGGGTCATCAGGTCCAGGGTGCCCAGCACCTGGGCGAAGACCCCGCCGGTGTCGATGTCCGCCACCAGGATCACCCTGGCCCCCACCCGCTCGGCCAGGGGCAGGTTGACCAGGTCGCTTTTCTTCAGGTTCACCTCGGCGCAGGAGCCCGCCCCCTCCATGACCACCACCTGGTGGGCCGCGCTCAGGCGATCGAAGGCCTGCGTCACCGTGTTGAGCAGTTGGGGCTTGAGGGCGTAGTAGGCCTTGCCCGCGTAGTTGCCCATGGGCTTGCCCATGAGCACCACCTGGGAGTTGGTCTGGCCGCCCGGCTTGAGCAGGATGGGGTTCATGTCCACCGAGGGGGCCAGCCCGGCCGCCTGGGCCTGGGCCACCTGGGCCCGGCCGATCTCCAGCCCCTCGGGGGTGATGCCCGAGTTCAGGGCCATGTTCTGAGCCTTGAAAGGAGCCACGTCCACGCCGCGTTGCTTGAGCCAGCGGCAGATGCCCATGGTGATGACGCTCTTGCCCACGTGGCTGCCGGTGCCGGCCACCATGATGGGGCGGTAGAGGGGGCGCTGGTTCATGCGGCATACTCCCGGGCCTGAGCCACCAGGGCCGGGGCCAGGGCGGGGTTGGAGCCGAAGTGCAGGTGCAGGTAAGAGGCCAGGACGTTGCCTTGCGTCAGGCCCCAAGGCTGGCCCGCGCCGTGCCCCGGGCTCTCCACGGCGTAGGAGTCGGCCAGGGCCTCCGCGCCGGAGATGATCTCAGAGTAGTGGAACTCGTGGCCCCGGGCCTCGCTTCCGGCCGGGCCCAGGACGGTGTCTTGCTTGAAGCGCAGGGCGCGGTAGCCCAGGGAGGCCAGGCGGGGCAACATGCGGGTGCGGATGGGCAGCAGCCCGGCCATGGGCCAGGCGCGTCCCTGAAGATCCTCCAGCTCTTGCCCCAGATACATCATGCCTCCGCACTCGGCGTAGATGGGCAGGCCCGCCCGCCCGGCCTCGGCGATCTCCATGGCCAGGGAGCGGTTGGCCGCCAGGGCCTCGGCGGCCAGCTCGGGATAGCCCCCGCCCAGATAGAGCCCGCCCAGGTTGGGCGGCAGGGCCGCGTCGCCCAGCGGCGAGAAGAAAACCAGCTCCGCCCCGGCCGCCTCCAGGCGGCGCAGGTTCTCGGGGTAATAAAAACAGAAAGCGCGGTCGCGGGCCACCCCCAGGCGCACCGGCGGCCCGGCGGGGGCGGGCTCGGGCATGGGCGGCGTCAGGGCCAGCTCGGGCAAGCCGTGGATGAGCGCCGTGAGGTCCAGGCCCTCCTCCAGCCAGTCGGCCAGGGCGTCCAGCTCGCTTGGCCCCAAGCCGTGCTCCTCCGCGGTGACCAGGCCCAGATGGCGCTCGGGCAGGCCGCCCTCCGCGCGGCGCAGCAGGCCCCCGGCCCAGGGCAGCGAGGGCGCGGCCTCCAAGGCGGCGCGGGCCAGCTCGCGGTGGCCCGGTCCGGCCAGGTTGTTGGCCAGGAGCCCGGCAAAGCCGAGGCCGGGATCGAAGCGGGCGAAACCCAGGGCCAGGGCCGCGATGCTGCGGGCCATGGCCGAGGCGTCGGCCACCAAGAGGATTGGCAAGCCCAGCAGCTTGGCCAGCTGGGCGCTGGAGCCCTGTTCCGTGGCCGGGCCGCTGCCGTCGAACAGGCCCATGGCCCCCTCCAGCACCGCCACCTCGCCGCCGGCGGCGTGGCGGGCGAAAACGGCGCGGTTCTCCGTGGGCGAGAGCATCCAGGTGTCCAGGTTGTGCGAGGGGCGGCCGCAGGCCAGGGCGTGGTGGCCGGGGTCGATGAAGTCCGGGCCCGCCTTAAAGGGCCGGGCGTCCATGCCCCGGCGCTTGAGCGCGGCCAACAGAGCCAGGGTCACGCTGGTCTTGCCCACCCCGCTGGAGACGCCGGCGACGCAGATTCCCTTCATGACGGCGGGAGCCCTAGGGCTGGGGCGCGGCCAGGTCCATGGTGGCCAGTTGATCGCGGGCCACGCCGTAGCTCTTTTTCAGGCGCTCGGGGTCCAGCTTGACCAGCAGCCAGCCGATGGGCTTGCCGTTGTTTTCCAGGCGATAAGCCAGGGCGGTCACCGGGCGGCTGCCCCCTTGGCTGCGGTCCTGCTGGAAATAGTTGAGCACCGCGTGGTCGCCCTGTCCGGTGCGCAGGAAGGTGATGTGTCCGAAGCTGGTGCCCACCCCCTGGGTCACCATGTCGTTGAACGGGGAGTAGGCCTCCAGCACCCGCTTATCCGGGCCCAGGATCACCAGGCCGGTGTAGGGCAGGCTCTTGGCCTGGGGCATCTTGAAAAAGCGGGTGAGCACCTCGTGGCTGCGCTCGATGCGCCCTTCGGCCACCGGCTCGGCCAGGAGCGAGGTGAGCAACATGCGGTCGCTGATGAGCTGGGTGCGCACCTTTTCCAGGTTTTCGCCGCCGCCGGTCATCTGGCTGCTGAGCTGGGGATAGAACACCAGGGCTGCCGCGCAGATCAAGAGCCCCAGGCTGG is a window of Desulfarculaceae bacterium DNA encoding:
- a CDS encoding cobyric acid synthase; this translates as MNQRPLYRPIMVAGTGSHVGKSVITMGICRWLKQRGVDVAPFKAQNMALNSGITPEGLEIGRAQVAQAQAAGLAPSVDMNPILLKPGGQTNSQVVLMGKPMGNYAGKAYYALKPQLLNTVTQAFDRLSAAHQVVVMEGAGSCAEVNLKKSDLVNLPLAERVGARVILVADIDTGGVFAQVLGTLDLMTPAERSLVGGVIINKFRGDPELFREGMDYIAQKGKVPVLGLVPRFEHILLPQEDGVALERGELAARAGAVRVGVVRLSHISNYTDFDALAATEGVELSWLERPEELAGLDLLILPGTKNTLAALAKLRSCGLDQAVKAFHSLGGKVLGLCGGYQLLGESIADPDGVEGPPGDEPGLGLLPVATTMAGDKTTTRVLARCADGLPFAAPGEMRGYEIHMGLTRALAAPRPAFRLASVLGNAVDQDEGSVSPEGRVVGTYLHGILDNDALRAALLAWARGGDAPLSGDYAAFRERQFDLLADHLEAHLNLDGLLEPRA
- a CDS encoding cobyrinate a,c-diamide synthase, encoding MKGICVAGVSSGVGKTSVTLALLAALKRRGMDARPFKAGPDFIDPGHHALACGRPSHNLDTWMLSPTENRAVFARHAAGGEVAVLEGAMGLFDGSGPATEQGSSAQLAKLLGLPILLVADASAMARSIAALALGFARFDPGLGFAGLLANNLAGPGHRELARAALEAAPSLPWAGGLLRRAEGGLPERHLGLVTAEEHGLGPSELDALADWLEEGLDLTALIHGLPELALTPPMPEPAPAGPPVRLGVARDRAFCFYYPENLRRLEAAGAELVFFSPLGDAALPPNLGGLYLGGGYPELAAEALAANRSLAMEIAEAGRAGLPIYAECGGMMYLGQELEDLQGRAWPMAGLLPIRTRMLPRLASLGYRALRFKQDTVLGPAGSEARGHEFHYSEIISGAEALADSYAVESPGHGAGQPWGLTQGNVLASYLHLHFGSNPALAPALVAQAREYAA